In the Mya arenaria isolate MELC-2E11 chromosome 11, ASM2691426v1 genome, one interval contains:
- the LOC128207352 gene encoding pre-mRNA-processing factor 39-like isoform X2, which yields MVFERGVQSIPLSSELWLHYIQFYIKELKNVEGTRKLYERAITAAGTDFRSDKLWDNYINWEKMTDLQRVTGLYDRLFRIPTQLYSHHYDNFKKHVLNHHPKQILDLDEFIRLRLEVVSETDPSSLPPSDDAPPGEEAPPGIEPGDDKEGGSLPGDVEEINKVRDKILKEREVAFKQNEEEVSKRWTFEEGIKRPYFHVKPLERSQLKNWREYLDFEIQNGMHERVVVLFERSMIATALYEDFWLKYARYLEDHFMDLKKAAEDTEKTVQLDEQCLQAVRSVYKRACTVHLPKKPYVHLAWAAFEERQGRHNDAWKILSNLEEVLPGMVMVAMRRISLERRIGNREKTEILFQEYIEKASDLNVRAFYVIKYARYMFKVLGDEIRARKILMDALEKDPRNEKLYVSLLDMEYQKHPINLDSALEIFSKAIESADLTTHMKIKMSQRRLEFLEDFGSSIVQLKECYEDHQKLIKDLQAADKKRKAPEAGANGDDTSTTTTTTNTSAVSSSTATTAAQVAVPPPEKKMKTNGAIQQPTPPMHQGMQPQVDYSGYWAQYQNQGMYNYGGWGGYGQYYNS from the exons ACTATACGAAAGGGCAATCACAGCTGCAGGGACAGATTTTCGCTCCGACAAACTCTGGGATAACTACATCAACTGGGAGAAGATGACTGACTTACAGAGAGTGACAGGCCTTTATGACCGGCTCTTCAGGATTCCCACACAGTTGTACAGCCACCATTATGACAA TTTCAAGAAGCATGTTTTGAACCACCACCCAAAACAGATTCTCGACCTAGACGAGTTCATACGTCTTCGTCTGGAGGTAGTGAGTGAGACAGACCCCAGCTCCCTACCCCCCTCTGACGATGCTCCGCCCGGAGAGGAAGCTCCACCAGGCATAGAACCCGGAGATGACAAGGAGGGAGGG AGCCTGCCTGGTGATGTAGAAGAGATTAACAAAGTTCGTGACAAGATTTTGAAGGAACGAGAGGTGGCATTTAAACAGAATGAGGAGGAGGTCAGCAAACGATGGACCTTCGAGGAGGGG ATAAAGAGGCCATACTTCCATGTAAAGCCATTGGAGCGATCTCAGCTGAAGAACTGGCGGGAATACCTGGACTTCGAGATCCAGAACGGGATGCATGAGAGGGTTGTCGTGCTGTTTGAGAGGTCTATGATAGCTACAGCACTGTATGAGGACTTCTGGCTTAAG TATGCACGTTACCTGGAGGACCACTTCATGGACTTGAAGAAAGCTGCAGAGGACACAGAGAAGACTGTACAATTGGATGAACAATGTCTCCAGGCTGTACGGAGTGTGTACAAGCGAGCGTGTACCGTCCATCTACCCAAGAAACCATACGTCCATCTGGCCTGGGCTGCGTTTGAGGAGAGACAGG GTCGCCATAATGATGCTTGgaaaattttgtcaaatttggAAGAAGTCTTACCTGGGATGGTAATGGTTGCAATGCGCCGTATCAGCCTGGAGCGTAGAATCGGAAATCGGGAAAAAACGGAGATTCTCTTCCAGGAATATATCGAAAAGGCCTCCGATTTGAATGTCCGAGCTTTTTACGTCATCAAATATGCAAGATATATGTTTAAG GTACTAGGTGATGAAATCCGAGCCAGAAAAATTCTGATGGACGCACTGGAAAAAGATCCT CGTAATGAAAAGCTGTATGTGTCATTGCTGGATATGGAATACCAGAAACATCCAATCAATTTGGACAGCGCTCTTGAAATCTTCTCAAAG GCCATAGAGAGTGCGGACTTGACCACGCACATGAAGATAAAGATGTCACAGAGAAGGCTCGAGTTTCTCGAAGATTTTGGATCAAGTATAGTTCA ATTAAAGGAATGCTACGAGGACCATCAGAAGCTAATCAAGGATCTTCAGGCTGCTGACAAGAAAAGAAAGGCTCCAGAAGCAGGCGCAAATGG TGACGATACGTCGACCACCACCACTACAACCAACACATCTGCTGTGTCATCATCAACTGCAACAACGGCAGCACAAGTAGCAGTACCACCTCCAGAGAAAAAGATGAAGACAAACGGAGCAATCCAGCAGCCCACACCTCCAATGCACCAAGGCATGCAACCACAGGTGGACTACAGCGGATATTGGGCGCAATATCAG AACCAGGGAATGTACAACTACGGTGGCTGGGGAGGTTACGGCCAGTACTACAACTCCTGA